The stretch of DNA CTTGACCATCGCTGAGAAGAAGCCGGACTTGATGATCTGGCTGGGCGACAACGTCTACTACCGCGAGGTGGATTGGAACACGATCGCCGGTATGCGCCATCGGTATTCACACACGCGAGCGCTGCCGGAGCTGCAGCCGCTGCTGGGCGCAACGCATCACTATGCCATCTGGGACGATCACGATTACGGGCCGAATAATTCTGACCGCAGCTACCGCATGAAGACGACGGCGCTCGATATCTTCCAGCTTTTCTGGGCCAATCCCAGCTACGGCACCGATGAGGCTAAAGGTATCTTCACGCGGTTTGAATGGGGCGACATCGAATTTTTCCTGCTCGACGATCGCTATCACCGCTCACCCGAATTGGCGCCCAAAGAGGAATCCACGATGCTGGGCAAGGCACAGCTTCAATGGTTGATGGACGGATTGCTCTCCAGCCGCGCCCCGTTCAAAGTGATCGCTTGTGGCAGTCAGATGCTCACGCCACGCGGCTCACGCGAAGCGTTTCGCCATTACACCGATTACGATCTGTTGTTGAACTATATTAAACAGCGGAAAATCCCTGGCGTGCTGTTTGTCTCTGGCGATGTGCATGCCACCGAATTGACCAAGCTCGAAAGCCCCGATTTCTACCCGCTCTATGATTACACCAGCTCGCCGCTGACCAGTGGCCTATTCCGTGGCGAGTCGAACAATCCAGCGCGTGTGCCCGGCACGTGGGTCAACGACGCGCACAATTTCGGCATGTTGCGGTTTAGCGGGCCGCGCCGTGATCGCCAGGTCACGCTCGAATGCTATGACTTTACTGGCAAGCTCCGCTGGTCACACCGCATCAAAGCCAGCGAGTTGAGATTGCCGGGGCGGCCTGAAGAAAATTAACATGATTGGGTTAGCGCCGAGCCGCGTGACTGATCTGCACGGACGGGCGCGGCGCGGCCTGAACAAAATGAAGATGGTCTCGTTATGGCTCAATTAAACGTCCAGATTGGTCAACCAGCCCCTGACTTTGAGTCCGTGGATGATCGTGGTCAGCCCATTCGACTGAAAGATTTCCGCGGTCAACATGTCGTGCTTTATTTCTACCCCAAAGACAACACGCCCGGCTGCTTGCTCGAAGCGCGCGCGTTCAACGCGAGCTTAGAAGAATTTACCAAGCGCAACACCGTGGTGCTTGGCGTCAGCACCGACGATGTCAGCTCGCACGAGCGGTTCCGCGATAACTGCGGTCTGCGATTTCGGTTGATTGCAGACTCCAAGAAGACCATTGCGCGCACGTATGGTGCATTGAGCGGACTTGCGGGCTTGTTAGGACTGGCGCAGCGGGTGACCGTACTGATTGACAAAGATGGCATCGTGCGTGCTGTATGGGATAAAGTCAGTCCACGTCATCATCCCGAAGAGGTGCTGGAAAAGATTGATGAATTGAAATTGGCTCGGTAGCGGCGCTGCAACGCTTATGCGGGGCGGCAACTCTTGTGCGGCGGTGCAACCCTTATGCGGCGGCACGACCGTGTGCTCCACCGTAACCCTTGTGCTGCGTCGCGCCGCGTTGATTGACATCCGCGTCATTTGCTTGTATGGTTGACGCGGTTTTGATTTGTGTTGAGAGATTCGTCAAAGCAACCGCGCTGTGTGGCTCGACATTCACTGACCTGCTGGGCGGTTCGCTGCGTATTTCAATAAGCCCAAGCCAAAACTGATTATTTAGGAGATTGTGTTTTTGCATGAAAGAAACAGGACGCGTCAAGTGGTTTAACCAAACCAAAGGCTATGGCTTCATCGAGCGCAAGTCAGGTGGAGACATCTTTGTTCACTACACAGCCATCCAGGCCGACGGCTTTCGTTCCCTGCAAGAAGGGGAGGAGGTCAGTTTCGAGGTAACGGAAGGCCCCAAAGGTTTACAAGCGTCGAACGTCTCTGTGAGACGCTAACGCACACCCCTCATTCCAAACCGGTGCTGGCGTGCCAGCTCTAGCTGATAAATCCAAGAATTGGGAATCCAAGGGGCTGTTGATAGCGTCTATGAGGACGCGGGAGAAACCATGAATACCTGGGAGCGCCCTTGCAAGCGCCCGAGGCGTTGAGCAACAGGGCGCCGGCTAGGGGCCTCCGCTCCCAAGGATTTTCCGAGGATTGCTCATGAGCGACGGCATGCCGCAACGCAGGAAAATTGCCTCGCCAATAGATGAAGGGTGTCACCGGATATTTGATCCGTTGGGACTTTTCATCCGTTGGCGGAGTATTTGCTAGGACTCGCCCATGTGCGACGGCACACCATGAACTTTGAAAATCCGGTCGCGTATGCCTCCGGCGTGCCGTGCTGTCAGTTCCATCAAGCGCGCAAGATGCCTGCGCGCCCAGCAAGTTGTGGACCTGGAGCCAGGCAATCACTACACGAGCTACCACGCGATCCTTCAGGCAACAGCCGGCGCAGCCATCGTGCGGCGAAGTGCATTGCGGGCACTGGAATCACAGCAGAGTGATTCGAGTGAAGAATTATAGGCGCAGCCATCGTGCAACGAAGTGGATTGCGGGCACAGCAGCCTGAGGGCGGTCGAATTGTTTCCCTGCTCGTACCGGCTCGTCGGTTAAAACCCGGCCAATATGAACTCACGCTTCGCGGCGTTAAGCCGGATGGAGAACTGGAAGACGTCGGCTTTTATTATCTCGATGTGACGGGGAAGTAACCGATCCAGTTTCTCTGTGAGGACGTGTCGTGCGCGCTGCTCAGATGAGGAGCCGAGCGCCCTGCTGCTTCGTCCTTCCACGCGCTGCTCAGATGAGGAGCCGAGCGCCCTCCTGCTTCATCTTTTCAAAACCAATCGCTCATACGCGTATCCTGCCGTCGGTCGAACCGGTGACCAACGCGAACAGAGGTGGAGGAACGGAGCCATGCCGTTTGCAGGAGTTGCTCGATCGCCTCTCCAGGCTTCATTGCAGACATTACGGATGACCTTCTGAACCGCTTCGGCTATACTGTGAATGTGATGAGACTGGGCCGACGAAAACTAGCCGGTTTGTTATTGGCGCTGGCGGTGATCGCACCGGCCGGGCTGTCGGCCTCGCCCAAAAAGAAACCGCTGCCGATCAACAAAGATCCTCTGATGATCGGCAGGCGGGACATCAACAAGAATCAGATCAACTTCTACTCAATCGAGAAAGAAATCGCGCTGGGTCGGCAGCTTGCCGCGGTCGTTGAACAGCAGCTTCCATTATTGAATGATCCGGTCATTGCTGAATACGTCAGCCGCATTGGGCAGAACATTGTGCTCAATTCTGACAGCAACTTTCCGTTTAACTTCAGAGTTGTTGCATCGGATGAAATCAATGCATTTGCGCTGCCGGGCGGATTCCTCTACATCAACCTCGGTGTGCTCAAGGCAGCCGACAGCGAAGCCGAGTTAGCCGGTGTGATAGCTCATGAAATTGCGCACGTAACGGCGCGACACGCGCTGGAGAACCTCTCTAAAAGCCAACTGCTTTCATTGAGCGCGTTGCCATTGATTTTCATTGGCGGGCCGCTTGGCGATCTTGGACGGATGGGCGCTGAGTTGGGACTGGCCGCCGTTTATTTCAAGTTCAGTCGCGGCGCAGAAAAGGAAGCTGATGAGCTGAGCGCGCAATATCTCTGGGCGTGTGGGTATGATCCTGAGAGTCTGGTCACATTTTTCGAGAAGTTGGCCGCGCGTGAGCGGCGGGTCAAGGTTTCAAAGTTGTTCCGCTCACATCCGACAACGCCTGATCGCATTAAGCATGTGCGCAAGTTGATTGCTCAGTTTCCTGAGCGAGAGACCTATGTTGTCAATACCCGCGAATTCGCTGCCATCAAGCGAGACCGACTCAGTGAGTTTGGCGCCGTCGCGCCTGACATCCCTCGCTCCGAAGGCCAACGACGACCGCCCGTGCTACGGCGGGGCACGACCCAGCCGGATCACGAACGCCCTACGTCCGAATCCCGCCCCGATACCACAGCGCCTGACGAGCATTCGATTGATCCGACAAGCAGGCAAGCGCAGGGCCGTCGGCCGCCGAGCATTGTTCGTCGCACCTCACCTGAGCCTGATGAGCACCCGACGATGCCAGACACGAGGCCAACGAGCGAGCACACCGACGGACGACAGCCGCCACGCATCGTGCGTCGCACGTCCCCTGAGGAACAAGGTGAACAAGCCTCATCTTCAGTCAACATCAATGATCAAGGACCATCGGCGTTGACACGCACGCCGCCGCGATTACGCCGACGCTTTTAACATCGTTGGCCAATTTCAACCAGCAACGCTCCGACAAACGTTGCCGTTGGCCACCGGCTGGCGTGATCGCGTCCTTGACAGCGTCGGCGACCCACATAGAATCAGGCGCTGATGATTCACAGAAAAGCATCGCATCGCTCTCCTGACTTCACTTGGCTAGCATTGGCCATCTGTTTGTTGATTATTTTCTGCACCCTCTTGCGTGCCGGTGTTCACGCCGGTCCGAGCGAGTTGCCTCAAGATCGCGGCATTAGCGGCTTATGGCAATCGCTCGAACGATTGCCGGTTGTTGCCAGCGCGCTGCACACCACGGCGCACCCCGATGATGAAGACACCGGATTGCTGGTATATCTGAGCCGACGCGTTCATGCGCGGACATCGTTGCTATCGGCCACGCGCGGCGAAGGCGGCCAGAGCATCATCGGACCGGAAACCGGTCCTGCTATGGGTCTGGTGCGGTCCGGCGAATTGCTTGCCTCGGCGCAATACTACGGCGTGGATGTCTTTTTCACACGCGCTTACGAATTTGGTTATTCGAAGACGGCTGAAGAAACGCTGGCCAAATGGGGCCGCGAAGAAACGCTGGCTGACTTCGTGCGAGTGATTCGTCAGACGCGCCCTGA from Blastocatellia bacterium encodes:
- a CDS encoding alkaline phosphatase family protein; this translates as MNNAFHQRLIYCCCLLVVVCLSGLDFTILSAEQSKLRSGPMVGYGEMTEVMLWVQTTQPATVRFRYWDTQSPEQKQITPSVRTSEERANVAHVRISGLKPGRKFEYELLIDEQVVKRPYRLAFQTQPLWQWRTEPPDFSVAIGSCAFVNEPEWDRPGPPYGSNYQIFLTIAEKKPDLMIWLGDNVYYREVDWNTIAGMRHRYSHTRALPELQPLLGATHHYAIWDDHDYGPNNSDRSYRMKTTALDIFQLFWANPSYGTDEAKGIFTRFEWGDIEFFLLDDRYHRSPELAPKEESTMLGKAQLQWLMDGLLSSRAPFKVIACGSQMLTPRGSREAFRHYTDYDLLLNYIKQRKIPGVLFVSGDVHATELTKLESPDFYPLYDYTSSPLTSGLFRGESNNPARVPGTWVNDAHNFGMLRFSGPRRDRQVTLECYDFTGKLRWSHRIKASELRLPGRPEEN
- a CDS encoding peroxiredoxin; this translates as MAQLNVQIGQPAPDFESVDDRGQPIRLKDFRGQHVVLYFYPKDNTPGCLLEARAFNASLEEFTKRNTVVLGVSTDDVSSHERFRDNCGLRFRLIADSKKTIARTYGALSGLAGLLGLAQRVTVLIDKDGIVRAVWDKVSPRHHPEEVLEKIDELKLAR
- a CDS encoding cold-shock protein — protein: MKETGRVKWFNQTKGYGFIERKSGGDIFVHYTAIQADGFRSLQEGEEVSFEVTEGPKGLQASNVSVRR
- a CDS encoding M48 family metallopeptidase; the protein is MRLGRRKLAGLLLALAVIAPAGLSASPKKKPLPINKDPLMIGRRDINKNQINFYSIEKEIALGRQLAAVVEQQLPLLNDPVIAEYVSRIGQNIVLNSDSNFPFNFRVVASDEINAFALPGGFLYINLGVLKAADSEAELAGVIAHEIAHVTARHALENLSKSQLLSLSALPLIFIGGPLGDLGRMGAELGLAAVYFKFSRGAEKEADELSAQYLWACGYDPESLVTFFEKLAARERRVKVSKLFRSHPTTPDRIKHVRKLIAQFPERETYVVNTREFAAIKRDRLSEFGAVAPDIPRSEGQRRPPVLRRGTTQPDHERPTSESRPDTTAPDEHSIDPTSRQAQGRRPPSIVRRTSPEPDEHPTMPDTRPTSEHTDGRQPPRIVRRTSPEEQGEQASSSVNINDQGPSALTRTPPRLRRRF